A window of the Tunturibacter empetritectus genome harbors these coding sequences:
- a CDS encoding 6-carboxytetrahydropterin synthase, with product MKAHLNRRYHFSASHRLHTETYDAAKNRAVFGKCNNPHGHGHNYTVQVTMSGQVDPSTGMVCNLADLDAFAQTNLLARFDHMNLNTMNCFANIVSTTENLSIEIYRIFQRFPAAHLERVHVEETSNNSFDYAGDATPTLGTI from the coding sequence ATGAAGGCACATCTCAATCGTCGCTACCACTTCAGCGCGTCGCATCGCCTCCACACTGAGACGTACGACGCTGCGAAGAATCGCGCCGTCTTCGGGAAGTGCAACAATCCCCACGGCCACGGCCACAACTACACCGTGCAGGTAACCATGAGCGGCCAGGTCGATCCGTCCACCGGGATGGTCTGCAATCTCGCGGACCTTGACGCCTTTGCGCAAACAAATCTTCTCGCCCGATTCGATCACATGAACCTGAACACCATGAATTGCTTTGCGAATATCGTCTCCACCACGGAGAATCTAAGTATCGAGATCTATCGCATCTTTCAACGCTTTCCCGCCGCCCATCTGGAGCGGGTTCACGTTGAGGAGACTAGTAACAACTCGTTCGACTACGCCGGCGACGCGACACCAACGCTAGGCACGATCTAA